The Magnolia sinica isolate HGM2019 chromosome 11, MsV1, whole genome shotgun sequence DNA window AATCTAACCATTATCGATGTTCTAAGCTTATCTACAGATGGTGATGGGCAGTTTGTACATTGCTTTTGGTAATTTAGTTTTCATTTGGAAAAGTGGGACTCACGAAcaagtgatctaaaccgttgggATGATGGCCACGTGCAGATGGGTTATATATAAAATTCCATCAGGTGAGAGGTGGTAGATTTATAGTGTTTTCCACTTTTCATATTGCTGGTGAACCGttactttgttttcttttttagccTTGGGCCGCTACTGATTCCTTAGTATTTTTCTATCTACGAATTTTCTGTCTCATCCATCCAGTGGAACCTGCAAAATCGACGGTTTGGATCCGAGAATCATGACTCGATGATAGTAATTGATGGTCTGAACGGTACCGTCCGAAAGCCCGAGTTTGTATGATACTGATCTCACTATCAAAATATCGCCAGCAATACAAGTCAGCCACGAAATCTCGAGTCGGTGAACATGTGCAGGTAAAATTACTTTTATACCCCCAACGACCGCAACATATCATCCGTATAGTCAGAGGTTTCTCTGCTACCAAAGGACAAACATACCCTTTCTactccggacgcggatttcctgagaaAGCCTTTTGTAGTAAATTCCTGCAATGGCAAaagctagatggggcccactgcgatgtccGTGATAAATTTgtcctgttcatctgttttgctagatcatttctGGACATAGGAcaaaaaatgatgtatatccaaaactcacgtgagGGGTACGAcagaaaacaatgaggattgaatgttcaccgttgaaacattggtAGGgcaaaagaagttttggattatgtgttttcagttcatcacagtaggaatgaccttatgaacggtatagatgacatataaacatcacggtagacctagaggtgcggtccacttgaattttggatgtgTCGTTTTTTGTCCCATGTCCTAAGAATGATCTCGAAAACGGATGGATAAGGGGCATTTTTCACAaaaatcactgtgagccccacctagcttcgcTTGGCAGGAACTTCTTCAATGCCTGAATCCCCCCATATCAGATATCTAAAATaacagggattgaatgcctacagttAAAACTTCTtaaagcccactgtgatgtttaattTGCCATCAcacctgttggtaagttcactCAAAGTTTAGAGGaaaggaaaacatgaatattGTTGCTACTCGATTTGTTTTATGTCATGTGCAGTGGCATGTTGGAATTGATATAGATGCTTAATTTAAACTAATCGGCTTTGACCTCAAGCATTAAAATAGGCAGATATGTCAAATCTTGACCATATGTAACTGAAATTGAGAACATCGGTCACCTACTCAGCCACTCGCAAAGTATCTATAATGATCAGATCAGGCGATATTCGGATGATGGcgttcttcctccgaagatgggttaCGCCTTGCCTTTTACAAGAATGGACTTTTCAGTTACCGGTGCAATcatacaaaagaaaaaacttaTAATTAGCCAATGAGAATAACTGTAACAATGCGTCTCTTGAAAAGATTGTTTATATTGGATAAGGATCAAATTCCACAAATGAGCATAAACTTGAATTTCAACTAAGAAATTATTGCTATTGGATTATCACTACTCATAAGATAGACTTAGCTaagataaattgataaatttgatttGTTTGTTGGATTTGGTTGTCTCCTACTCTACTAATCTTCTTAATATTTATAGAATTATTTTGTAGATATTTTTCaaatgtttcttttctttcttggaCGGTGATGACAATTGAGGAGTCACCATGTCAGCCTTTCAAAATCCTTTTTTCCTTTGACGTGTGTCCTTCTAACCGTTCCTCTTATGCTCAACCGCTTTTCGCTTCCGGGCTTCATGCCCTTCGGCCGCTCAATCGCACTTCCTAGATTATTGATCACATTTCGTTTCGGCCGCTTGATCGTGCTTCTCGGATTCTCGATCGCATTCCGTGTCTTTTGCTCAATCGCACTTCTCTCTACTGCTTTCCATATCTTTTCGCTTCTCGGCTGATTTTCGCCTCTTGGACTTCTCGGCCGTGCCCTTGGCGCCAATTGTACTTTCATAAAGAATACTCCAAATATCTCTCGCATTCTATACATTCTCCTTGCACTGACATGTGTCCTTTCACAATTGGATTTTTCAGGAACGGTAAAAAATAGGGTATAACTCACCTCGCTTTTAGTTGGAAAGATGAAAGCGATGTTTATTCATTATTCAGCGCAATAAATGTGATTACTTGGCTAGCAAAAATATCAATTTCGACCATCTTAGTCGAAATCGACTATCATGGTCGAATTTGGCCATCTTGGTTCGAAAAATAATAATTTCGGCCATATTGGTTGCATTCAATCATCTTGGTTCAAAAATAGCAAATTCAACCATCTTGGTCAAATTCGACCATCTTGGTTGAAAAACATTAAATTCGACCGAAACAatagaaattgttggtcaatACATTCTAGATAAGTCTTTTGGTAGATCAAGGTAATAGTACGACCGAGAACTTAGTATGCAAGCTCCTGGACTGGTTGTTCAATTTGATTACAATCCTAATATTTTTGCTCAGCCATTAGAGATGGCTCCGGAACAATGGTGTATTGTTCCTCATAATAAGGTTGGTTTCTACGCAAACGTtgcccccccaggtatcccttGATTCCTAACTTTAGAGACAATATTCCTATTCTCCCATTCAGGTTACCTAAAATCCATAGGTGGTGGTGAATTTTGCATGTCTAAAACTAGAACAGGGGCAAGATGTGTATTTTACCATAGAAAGGGTGTCTGTGGCATTGGCTATACTGGAGGTATTGGTGTCAGATTCTCAACTAAACTAGCATTAACCTGTTGTTAAGGTGCAATAGGTACCCTTTCAGCAAACGTAGCCATCAATCAGTTCATGCTCTCAATGTGGTTACCCATCCATATATTAAAGGTTTCGGTCTAAACTCGTGACTGTTCAACTTGAATACGCGATAATTCTACGATGTGCTAAATTTCCCTTTGCATGTCGACCATCCCAACTGACATAATCTCAAGAGTTTTAACCAAAGATGTCGATGCTTTATTCGAATTTGGTAGAGAAGGTACCAGACTGGGTGGTGGATTCATTTGCTCGGGTATTTGCTGGGTACAACTCTTTCTCCTAGATAGGAGATCATTAGTTGCAGCATCAGTAGTTGTGTAGTTGTAACATCAGGAGCTGTAGCATTAGTAGCTACAGAAGCATTACGACCACCTCTTCGGCTAATAATTCCACATAACTTTTGTACCGGTAAATATAATTAGTGTCCTACTAGCACATTAAAATTGTTCTTTTTTTACACAGCTTATACAAAATAAATATTTATGATAGCTAAGTAGTTGTTTGTGTCCCACCGGGCATGCTAAAAATTATTGGCACTTAGTTTCTTTTCTGTCATGTGTGGTGTGTGCGGGGGTGCCAGAATCGATATAGCGACTCGATTcaaactgatcaactttgaccccaagcgccaaaaTAGGTAGATATATGAAATCTTAATAGTATATAACGAAATCTGAGGAGATTAGTCGTCTACTCAGTCACTCAATGAATATTTGTAATGATTAGGTGAGGAGGGTGGGTTCTTCCTTCAAAGATGGGTTGAGTCTTGCTTTTCACAAGAAATGACTTTTTAATATACCGGTGCAATCTACCCAAATGTTGCCCCCTAAGTATCCCTTGATTTCTGACTGTAAGAATGTGTCTCATGAAAGAACtgcttgcatggaataaagatcAAGTTCAATGTATGATCATAAATTTAGATCACAACTAAGAAATTATTGCTAATGGATTATCACCAATCCTAAGATAAACTAAGCTagaataaattgatagatttgatttgatttgttgaATTTGGTTGTGTCTCTTGCTCCACTGATTTTACCGCTAATTATAAATATCTTTTGTAGCTATTCTTCAAATGTTTCTCTTCTTTATTGGACGGTTATAGCAACTGAGGAGTTGCCATGTCATCCTTTTAGATCTTTCATTCTTTTGATACGTGTTTCTTTAACCGTTCCTCTTCCACTTGACCGCTTTTCACTTCCAGATTTTTTGGTCGCGTCTTGGTCACTCGACCGCGCTTCCTAAATTCATGGACGCATTTCGTTTTGGCCGCTTGACTGCACTTTGTGGATTCTCAACCGCATTCTGTTTCTTTTGCTCAACCTCACTTCTCTTTATCACTCTCCAATCTTTTCGCTTCTCCGCCGATTTCTGCTTCTTAGACATCTCGGCCGTGCCATTGTGAAAACTGTACTTCCATAAAGAATACTCCAAATGTTTCTCACATGCTATACAATATTCCCTTTCTAGTAACACATGTCCTTTCCCAACTATATTTAATGAtaaaaaatagggtacaacaaaTATAAGCTGATCTAAAGCTTCCTGTGGACCTGCGAATCCCTGCGAAGTTTTCAGTAGTGGCTGTTTAATCCCCGCTATTTTCTATGGGACGATTTGTTTTCtaagaaaatgaatgaatggtgtggataaaacacatatttatggtgggcccacaaagcttgggtCACATGGTGTCACACGATTATCCCTAAGGCAAGGGCAGCTGATGTTTTtcttaaaatgaactagaaaaacaGATTTaccatgtggataaaacacatacatcatgtgagctTGACAGACCTTGTTACTCGACTTAACAACTTTACGTGGTATATGAACGTACCGATCCAAGTTCTAagaactccaccatgatgtatatgttatatctaaacaatccatctgttgatgcagaaatctggttagccttccCTGGACTTTCGTGTACTTGCATAAGGAACAgacaaagaagaccctggctagcACGAGGGACCCTCCTATGCCTAAGTCGGGttgggaatctgggtctagtcgaGTAAGGGGTTTTAGGCTAAAGATTGTGTGTACCTTTATCTATAGAATGATTTGCATATATAAAGGTCCCTCAGTGGGGGTGTCGAATATAGCGACGAATCTTGTGGTCACGGCATCGTCTCATACTATGATTCTGATTTCGAGGATTGTGCAATTATTCCTCCAAGAATTTCGGCGAAGATCTAGGGGAGGATCTTTTGGTGGATTCTCAGGCGGTAGTCGATCAACTAGGTCGAGGCCCAAGGCCGACCTCAAGCTCGACCCTAGGTAGTTTGAGGTCGAGGTCGGAATCGGGGCAAACTGAGGTCGAGGTTGGGTTGGCCGAGGTCGGAGATGAAGCTGTGGTCCATCTAAGCTGTGGTTAGAGCCGAGGTCGATTTAAGCCAGGCCGACTTTGAGGTCGAGTGGATCCTAACTTTACAAGCCTCTTAACGAGAACTGttgggaaaaaatatgacaagttggTACGTCGGCTTATAGAATGGACCAAATCTATAGACATGGCCCGAGATCCTTAGGCGTTGAGCTTGACCGATGCCTACCTGTCAAGAGCCAATAGGTGCTGAGCCAAGAGTCAATAAGCGCCGAGCCAATAGGTACCGAGCTAAGAGCCGAGGTCTTCGGAGGCATATAATACCGACTCAATACATAGGTTGGCCAAAACATAGGTCGATCGGATCATGGCCCAACCCTAGTTTGGTCTACCCGCTAGGTCAGCTATGAATCGGCCGTTCATAGCCAACCGCAATTTGATCGGCGCACAACTCAATCAGTACCATTCGACATTATCTCCTTTAGAGTCGAACTAAGAAGACGTCTCGAGATGAAAGATTTTCTTCCCGAGATCCTCGGAAGATAACATCATATCCCGAAAGTCTAGGAGATCGAAGATCTTGGGATTGGCTTGGATAAGGAATCCAAATTTCCTGCAAATCAGAAAAATAACCTAAATCCACGAGATTGCACCTCCTCTTTAAGTAAGAAAtgcctaatggtgaaaggtacacacataCATTCTCACCCCTAAGCCATTATCATACTCTTAGACTCAGATTCtaagcctgactttggcatcggagggtcccctgaaaaagtcaaggtctcctttgtcctcttcctgtgTAGGTGTCCGAGTAGCGGAAAGAGGGTGAGCAGAAAACAACATCAACAAGAACCATGCTCTCCGTTGTGAGTTAGCCTAATCAATTCATTTTCACTCATAacaccatccatttgacaagaaaatttgaggcataaacctaaaaataatacacttctaaagcttaagtggaccacaaccacatatagcagtgggacaatgatgcccacaattgaaaccttctttgtgttcaccatgatgtttatttgccatataacctGTTCACGAGCAGATCTAGATTGAAGGGAAATACGGGCCCTTTGACTTCCAGCTATGTGCTATGTGGGTAATCTCTATTGTTTCTTGAAgtttgatccacttgagctttggatctgcttgatttttgagctcataccttaaaatgctttcaccaaatggatggacggtttagatataacacattacCAATGTAGGGCTATGTAACTTGGTTACGTCAACACACCAGGGAAGTGACGCAATCCACCGGGAGAGTATTTAGGGAGGTCGGTATGCGTCAGACCACGTAATCTGCGGGGAGTGTGCGGTGTGagacacaccacgcaatccgccgggagtggagtaggtgcggCCCTGACTGTTGAGgcctttgatatatgtattttatatcacgCTATCCATTCGTTCTTCCATATATGAATAAACAACAGTTAATGAATGtcacatcattaaaaacttcctagcgcCCACCTTAACATTTTCTTaatgtttaattgtcatccaatccgttgataatgtCGTAAAAACCTTAATgatgggaaaaataaatattaacttgatccaaagcttctgtcctataaaaaagtttttaatgatcaatcaccattgtttcctacagtATAGTTCAtcggagatttggatctacttcattgttGTGCTGATTCCCTAAAcagatctctcaaaatggatggacggcgtggatatacaatatagacatcaaggtgggccccacggtaaggaacacaccatcttgggtgaggcctggCAGCACATAATCTGCTTCCGCCGGATGCAGATTTCCAGGGAAAGCTTTTTTCCCGTGgagacggatcggctactcccctgccaccggtggctggtggtcagtgctacgcggatataaaaaatgagagagatataaatcttacgttgaccacacgataggaaaacaatagtgattggatatccaccattaaaatcctcctaaggctcactgtattgtttatttgacatccaatctgttgattaggtcatacagatctagatgaagggaaaaaacaaagatcagcttgatccaaaacttttatggccccaaaatttttttaatggtcgacattcaatcaacactatttcctgtaatgtggtccacttgagattgggatatacctcattttttttgtcatatcataaaatgatctagaaaaatatatgaacagcatggatgaaacacatacataatgatagggcccacggagcaccaaccactagccattggctagtgacagggtagcccatccgtttccttttccaatgatgtttgtaagaaatttacTGTTTCGTACGTCTCTTTttggataattttaggacatgggatctagtaaatttaaaactcaagtgagccacaccacagccCGTTCCGCCGTTCCATATCTCTGAATGCCTGGACCAAATGCCATGCTCCTCGAGAAAAAGGCTCGGAACTGAACTGGTTGATGGATTGACAATTTCCCAAAGAGAATAAGCCTTTTTGGGAGTTGTAAGCTGGCATCTATTAGATTCTTTCTTGTCTTATTAGAAGGGCGGGTGAGGGGAATGTTTTAGTAGATGCTTGATCGATACCATACGATTAAGATAGGTGTTTATGTGCTTGGATTGGATGCTTCCTCGTTTTTCGGTTCCTTTTGGGATTAATTACTAGATGCCAGGAAGTAAAGGATGCACCATGGAATCAGCAAGATGTCCCGCGGTGTGGTGGCTTGCACAAATGAAAATGGACAGATAGGATATGATAAGATatgataagagagagagaatgacaaAGGCACCTAGACTGAGTGGGGGCCTCAACAAGGATTTCAAATCGTCAGTTATgcatgacatataaacattatggtggacccaaaGGAGGTCTCAACACTAGGCTTTTCCGTACCCACTGTTTCCATCatgcagctcacttgagttttggatatgcctcatttttatcccatgttctaaaatgaaccggtaaaatgaatggagtagtagatttctcacaaacatcatggtgggccccacctagcttacaATCCTAAGAAATTCCTGCAAAAGGAAATGCTGGACGCAGATTGCCCACTGACACTGCCAACAGTGAGGTGGCTATGACAGTCCTTTGTAGGcaccaccataatatgtgttttattcactatccatctattttttaagggcaatttagggcatgaggtcAAAAATAAATTAGGTCAAGATCTCAAGTAGACTATACCACGGGAGGAGAATGGTGGTTATTaaaagcccaccattgaaaacttcttaaggtccattgtaatgcttatttgccatccaacttgttgattaggtcacaatgATCGGGATGAATGGaagtcacaaatatcagcttcacgcAAGACTTTTTCTTGCACCATATATTATGTGTATTTCAACAAAATTAgctaaaatattttttatatgttGCTTTGATCATGACCGTTGAATGTGACCATCTTGATAAGGCCATTTTCATAGTACGAAATGTGCCTCTGTTATTCGAGTATGTAAAATATCGTGGTCGTTTCTCTATATCGAGTATTTTTTAAGATGTGGTTTTGAGGCTTTAAAAGAGGGATTTGGGTTAAGGGTTCTAgatcgaggaaaaaaaaaaaaaaagaatgaaaaacctTCCTCCCTCACCATGAGTTTTTTTTTCGTGTTCATCTTAAATCAAAACCACACTCTTTATGGGCATAAGGAAAAATTGGTATGGTATTGCGTGGTATCATACATACTAGTGTTGTTTTTCTATCAGCAAGTGCACATTGTGTGGAAGAAGGGCTAGGATACGGAGTTGTATCCTGCGAGATATTAACGTTGATGACCTTTTCGCACAGTTACTCTACACTGAGAGGTGTTAACTATCTCAAAGATAACGATGTGTAGGCACCTCGGCCCAGTGTTCAACTGATTGTACTATAAACTAAGATCTTCATAACATGCGTGAGATTCCTTATCACAAATTCTTTTCTGCCTAATATTGGTAGTTTACTTTTGCGGTGTTCCTAACAATTTTGAGATATAGAACATCCTATGGCTTCAGGAGATTTGAATGACTTGCCATCCAATCAAATCCTGCTATGCCATGCTTATACTAAGTTAGAGACAAGCATTGACAGTTCCCAATTTGTACTCCTCGGGAGAGAAAACGGATTATTCACACTCTTGATTGGTTTTTtccgatcattttaaggcatgagcccaaaaattgaaataaatccaaatctcaagtcgagTGTACCACAATAAGgcaatagtgattgaacacccaccattaaaaacttcttagggcccactataatggttatttaccatccaacctgttgattaggttattaagacctggatgaagggaaaacaaaaatatagctTCATccaaatccaaaacttttgtggtccctaaaagattttaatggtgagcgtccaATTACCTCCGTTtcctatggtgcagtccacctgaaatttggatatttttcatttttgagttcatgccttgaaatgatccgaaaaaataatgaacagagtagataaaatacatacatcagagtgAGGGCCACCTAACACCGTCTAGTCCGGTAGCTGCCAGCTACCGAGGGCCTGAATAGGCAATCCCTAGAGGGATGATCCTTCCAGGGCTCGGTGGgctggaccaccatgatatatctgttttatccgtgctgtccatccattttaacatattattttaggaaatgaccccaaaaaggaggtagatctaagacttaagtagaccacaccataggaagtagtggtgacaatgacgcccaccattgaaaccttcctagggtccaccatgatgcttatttgccatccaaactgatcATAATGTTAGACAAACATGGATTtaaaggaaaacataaacattaacttgatccaaaacttatgtggcccccagaGGTTTTCAACCGTTAGAGTCCCaccctcactatttcctgtggagtggtccacttgagtcttagatctgaTTCATCTTGGGCTGATACTGCTGGACCgatgcggattgggtactgcccccaccaagacctagctagagatggagcCCCTAataggatccaccatgatatatatgttttatccaggccgtccatccattttaggcatgaccccaaaaagaaGCATACtgaaggttcaagtggactacaccacaagaaagagtgcGGATTGAAAGCCTACTattcaaaacttcttgggagccatagGAGTATTGATCAGACTGATATTTACATTTCCCTTTcaactaggcccatgtgacctaaagaacaggttggatggcaaataaataccaCGGTTAAtgctaaaaagttttcaatctgCTTATTTtcttgactcatgccctaaaatgatctattaaaatggattcACGATgggtggattaaatatatacatcacggtgggccccatagaggccTTGACGGTCCGTCCCTCTCTAGCAaggtcctggtggggtagtacccaaccTGGGTCCCTGCTTGACAGCTTGGATGTTGTACACATGCTAGGGGTGCATATGGAACCGGTAAACGGGATGAGAATCGACCAAACCGGACGATTTGGATCAGCTCTAAAGTGCAATGGTTCCAGTTCCGGTTCTGAAAATTAAAGAACTGATTAGTTCAATTCGGTTCTTGATTCTCTGTTTGAGGTATTATGGAACCGAACCGATCTAAACCAGACAGTAGAACCGAACTCAGAACTGATCCAGACCGAGTTTACAAAcatccagatccatagctcaactagtaGACTGAGTGGCGATATGaggtgtgtgtactgacatggtgtgTACTGACACGACcgagtttcaacacctgaggtcttggtatcgatccctagcgggggtggctaatatgaggtgtgtgtactgacatggtgtgtactaacaagctaactcaaaaaaaaaaaaagaccgagtttacaatatattttagttgtctatTTTATTAATTTACAGTATATTTTAGTTGTTTATTTAACTCATAATTTATGGTTTACAACGTGCCTTTTGATTATTTACATGCAATTGGGCTACATAATAAAAAGTCCGGTACAGTATAACCGAACCTGAACGGACCTGGTTTTTACAGTCCGGTTCCAGTTCAATTCCAGGGTACAAACAGTCCAGTTCCAGTTCTGATTCTCCTGTAACATTTAAAATGGGTCCTGTTCTGGCAACCCGCGTACATCCCAAACACGTAACACACACGATGGTGGGCCAGGGTACCAGCTAGTTGCACGAGATTCTCATCAAAGTACTTGATCTAGAAAGGTTCGCCAGATACATACAGCCGGTCAGCTACCACGCACTTGCTTCTGACTTTTAAGATGGTggatcaagtaggccccacttcCATCATTGCCCATTATCGATCGGACGGTGGTAAGAATAAATACATGACAGACTACAGTGTAAGTATGCTACACAGTTACCAACACTGGCCAAAAGAGTTATACACCAGTTGGTAATTTACATTTTCTCCACAATCGGCGGCAAGATGCCAACATCTATATCCTAACGTATGGCAAACTCACAGAATGAATAGAAGGCTATTTTGGTCATTTTGGACTACTAACAACAAATTGGCATATCTGTATTTTTAAATCGAAACAAGGGTATTTTAGTAACCGAATGTCCTTAGAAACCTTTCCACGCCTCTATAAATGCTTATCTCAGTCGGCAAACAGGCTATAAATCCTACCGAAAGCAAAAAaacggattttcaaaaattcaaatccAAACATAACCGTTGATCCTTCCTCTCCAGGTTCTCCTTCTccacccgtctctctctctttcagtaTCTAGAACAATCTCCTCTTGCAATTATTCAATCTTATTCTGTAATAAATGGTTTTCTTCTCTCATCTCTGTTCGATCATACTCCGTAAATagatttctccttctctttctgaAGGAGAATTTCAATACGATGAAGGAAAATATTCGAGATAATCTCAGCTCTATAATCACTGATAAGAGTAGAAACGAATTGAGTTTGTCTTTAATGAAGAAAAAAAGGGCTACTAAGATTGCAAACCGAATCAAATCGCTGATTTCCCGCCCAATTTCTTCGCATTCTGCAAATTTGTGTAGCTCTGTAGTTGACAGGTGTGATATTGAATCTGGGTTTTGTTTTCGGAGAGCATTGGTCCTGAACTCCTCGAATTTTAGGAGGAGCAACGCTCCTTCCAGGTTCATGTTCTTCCAGGATAATGCGTGGAGtgatttttccaaagaggtgtTTGGTTTCCTCAAATCGGGTTTTGTCGCAGGCATGCCAGCGATAGAGGTCGCAGTAGAGGGTTCTCCTTATCTGTTCGATTTCCTTCGGATGTTGCAGATGGATTTTGAAACGGGCTGCCCGAAGTCTATTGCTTGGATCGACGTCAATGGGCAATGCTTTTTCCCCAAATTGGTTGTGGGTGGAGAAATTCAGGCTCCTTGTGACATGCCCCCTTTTCCAAAGCTGGAAATCGAAATTAAAATCGATAGAGGTGTTTTAGAGTCGTCTTGTAAATCACTTAGACGGAAGCGAGATCGATCCAATTTCGCCGACGAAGGCACTGATGAGAATCACTCCAATGATTGCAATATCCCCAAAAGGGTTGAACCCAAGATCCACACCGTAGATTCGGAAAGACCCAAATGGCCTTGTGTGGAAATACTGAAGGATGGGGATAAGGGTTTCAGGGTTATCAAGAATCTTTTCCTTGATGGTATTAGGCAATTCTCTCCAAATActtctgttacttcagtttgtaGGTGTTTACATACAAGTCCTCTCCGAAACGCCAATTTGAAAGCCTTTCAGAGTCAGATAGAAATGACAAAGGCCGCCCGTGGTAATGCGAATGTTAGGCTGGCTTGGCATGGAACCTCTGCGCAAGGCATCGCTGGCATCTTAACGCATGGATTTGGGCAGCCGAATAGATTTCCCAGTTCTGAGGCTTATGGTGTTGGTGTCTACCTTTCCCCGCAGCATTCTTCACATGCAAGGTATTTAGGGGTGTGTTTGGATctcaattgaactgaattgcaattcattTGTTAATTATAGAATGATCAAGGGGTTGCACTATTTTAAATCATATAACGCCAACCAAACCCTCCAATTGTGATATTATGTGTTTCAATTTCGTCTTGAAAAGATATCAATTACAATTTGGGCTGGTCATTTACTCTTCATTGAAT harbors:
- the LOC131218798 gene encoding probable inactive poly [ADP-ribose] polymerase SRO1 isoform X2, producing the protein MKENIRDNLSSIITDKSRNELSLSLMKKKRATKIANRIKSLISRPISSHSANLCSSVVDRCDIESGFCFRRALVLNSSNFRRSNAPSRFMFFQDNAWSDFSKEVFGFLKSGFVAGMPAIEVAVEGSPYLFDFLRMLQMDFETGCPKSIAWIDVNGQCFFPKLVVGGEIQAPCDMPPFPKLEIEIKIDRGVLESSCKSLRRKRDRSNFADEGTDENHSNDCNIPKRVEPKIHTVDSERPKWPCVEILKDGDKGFRVIKNLFLDGIRQFSPNTSVTSVCRCLHTSPLRNANLKAFQSQIEMTKAARGNANVRLAWHGTSAQGIAGILTHGFGQPNRFPSSEAYGVGVYLSPQHSSHASALLSEADENGERHVLLCRVIVGNAEKVEVGSLCFHPSSEEFDVGVDDLLNPKWYIVWSTHMNSHILPEYVVSYKSSDHLQGLWRPAGPLRKASTSPNLSFQKLFSEMRNSLPSSRLQALECLYTHYKGREKRRD
- the LOC131218798 gene encoding probable inactive poly [ADP-ribose] polymerase SRO3 isoform X1, with protein sequence MKENIRDNLSSIITDKSRNELSLSLMKKKRATKIANRIKSLISRPISSHSANLCSSVVDRCDIESGFCFRRALVLNSSNFRRSNAPSRFMFFQDNAWSDFSKEVFGFLKSGFVAGMPAIEVAVEGSPYLFDFLRMLQMDFETGCPKSIAWIDVNGQCFFPKLVVGGEIQAPCDMPPFPKLEIEIKIDRGVLESSCKSLRRKRDRSNFADEGTDENHSNDCNIPKRVEPKIHTVDSERPKWPCVEILKDGDKGFRVIKNLFLDGIRQFSPNTSVTSVCRCLHTSPLRNANLKAFQSQIEMTKAARGNANVRLAWHGTSAQGIAGILTHGFGQPNRFPSSEAYGVGVYLSPQHSSHASALLSEADENGERHVLLCRVIVGNAEKVEVGSLCFHPSSEEFDVGVDDLLNPKWYIVWSTHMNSHILPEYVVSYKSSDHLQGLWRPAGPLRKASTSPNLSFQKLFSEMRNSLPSSRLQALECLYTHYKAGKISKDVLIKQVRLIAGDKLLVATIQRIRGIN